Proteins encoded within one genomic window of Triticum aestivum cultivar Chinese Spring chromosome 2D, IWGSC CS RefSeq v2.1, whole genome shotgun sequence:
- the LOC123053806 gene encoding BTB/POZ domain-containing protein At2g24240 yields the protein MAARPGGGGRVRFNVGGQAFETTTTTLANAGRDSMLGALLDASWNVPCAGASAGGEDAAAEYFIDRNPACFAVLLDLLRTGSLHVPPHLPEKLLYREALYYGLLDHVRAARWGTFDGDRLRLASSVPGRAPGDGTAVRAAPDGGCCVAHGGAVHVYNWMLDERRPVSLDHSQVNDVAYLDASTLLIAARERLGKCDGGMAAFSAVSGDLRHRFRVQHDRQAKSFTAGALAFDRDSRIFASCKGRLNEYGIGVWDSATGEQADFFYEPPGCALGDADRLQWLDATNALMVATLFPKTDNCSIGLLDFRDKSVAWSWSDAGTAASLEEKRVLHAIAMEDERSVCVINQYDDLGFLDLRNNAGAVRWSSRSKLMNRKAPGEESCYPKLATHGGQLFSSMNDSISVFSGPEHVLTSTLRRSYGGAICDFSIGGDRLFALHNEENVFDVWETPPPPII from the coding sequence ATGGCGGCGAGGCCAGGAGGAGGCGGGCGCGTGCGCTTCAACGTGGGCGGGCAGGCGTTCgagaccaccaccaccacgctcgcCAACGCCGGCCGCGACTCCATGCTCGGCGCGCTGCTCGACGCCTCCTGGAACGTGCCCTGCGCCGGTGCCTCCGCCGGCGGGGAGGACGCGGCCGCCGAGTACTTCATCGACCGCAACCCGGCGTGCTTCGCGGTGCTGCTCGACCTGCTCCGCACGGGCAGCCTCCACGTCCCGCCGCACCTCCCGGAGAAGCTGCTCTACCGGGAGGCGCTCTACTACGGCCTCCTCGACCACGTCCGCGCCGCGCGCTGGGGGACCTTCGACGGCGACCGCCTGCGCCTCGCGTCCTCCGTGCCCGGCCGCGCCCCCGGGGACGGCACGGCCGTCCGCGCCGCGCCCGACGGCGGCTGCTGCGTCGCGCACGGGGGCGCCGTGCACGTCTACAACTGGATGCTCGACGAGCGCCGCCCCGTCTCGCTCGACCACTCGCAGGTCAACGACGTCGCCTACCTCGACGCGTCCACCCTGCTCATCGCCGCGCGCGAGCGGCTCGGCAAGTGCGACGGCGGGATGGCCGCCTTCTCCGCCGTCTCCGGGGACCTCCGCCACCGCTTCCGCGTCCAGCACGACCGCCAGGCCAAGTCCTTCACCGCCGGCGCGCTGGCCTTCGACAGGGACTCGAGGATCTTCGCCAGCTGCAAGGGCCGCCTCAACGAGTACGGCATCGGCGTCTGGGACAGCGCCACCGGCGAGCAGGCCGACTTCTTCTACGAGCCCCCCGGCTGCGCCCTGGGCGACGCCGACAGGCTCCAGTGGCTGGACGCTACCAACGCGCTCATGGTGGCCACGCTGTTCCCCAAGACGGACAACTGTTCCATCGGGCTGCTGGATTTCCGGGACAAGAGCGTGGCCTGGTCGTGGTCCGACGCCGGCACGGCCGCGTCGCTGGAGGAGAAGCGCGTGCTCCACGCCATCGCCATGGAGGACGAGCGGTCCGTGTGCGTCATCAACCAGTACGACGACCTCGGGTTCCTGGACCTGCGGAACAACGCCGGCGCCGTGCGGTGGAGCTCCCGGAGCAAGCTGATGAACCGGAAGGCGCCCGGCGAGGAGAGCTGCTACCCGAAGCTGGCGACGCACGGCGGGCAGCTCTTCTCGTCGATGAACGACAGCATCTCCGTGTTCAGCGGCCCCGAGCACGTGCTGACATCGACGCTGAGGCGGAGCTACGGCGGCGCCATCTGCGACTTCTCCATCGGAGGCGACCGCCTCTTCGCCCTGCACAACGAGGAGAACGTGTTCGACGTCTgggagacgccgccgccgccgatcatCTGA